One Solibacillus sp. R5-41 DNA segment encodes these proteins:
- a CDS encoding 3D domain-containing protein, producing MKASAYTASCEGCSGITSTGINLKANPNAKVISVDPTVIPLGSKVYVEGYGEAIAGDTGGAIKGNRIDVFIPSQQDAINFGVKQLKVTILN from the coding sequence GTGAAAGCTTCAGCCTATACGGCTTCATGTGAGGGATGTTCTGGTATTACCTCTACTGGAATAAACCTGAAAGCAAACCCAAATGCAAAGGTCATCTCAGTTGACCCAACTGTTATTCCACTTGGCAGTAAAGTTTATGTAGAAGGCTATGGTGAAGCGATCGCAGGGGATACTGGCGGAGCAATTAAAGGGAATCGAATCGATGTCTTTATTCCTTCTCAACAGGATGCAATCAATTTTGGGGTAAAACAATTAAAGGTAACAATATTAAACTAA